The Minwuia thermotolerans genomic sequence CGCTCGGCAGGGTCTCCTCGTAGAGCACCCGGTGGAACGACGAACCGGTCGAGAAGTCGTCCAGGGTCGATACGCAACGCTTGTGGCGCAGCAGCGATTTGGGCGTCATCAGAATCAGCGGCTTGCGGAAATCGCGGTGAACCTGGCGGCGCAGGATGTGGAAGTAGTTCGCCGGCGTGGTGCAGTTCGCGACCTGCATGTTGTCCTCGGCGCAGAGCTGCAGATAGCGCTCCAGCCGGGCCGAGCTGTGCTCGGGCCCCTGGCCTTCGTGGCCGTGCGGCAGCAGCATGACCAGGCCCGACATGCGCAGCCACTTGGCCTCGCCGTTGGAAAGGAACTGGTCGATGATCACCTGGGCGCCGTTGGCGAAGTCGCCGAACTGCGCTTCCCACAGCACCAGCGCGTTGGGCTCTGCCAGCGAGAAGCCGTATTCGAAGCCGAGCACCGCGGCCTCCGAGAGCATGGAATCGATGACCTCGAAGGTTGCCTGTTCCTTGGCGATGTGGCTCAGCGGCTGGTAACGGTCCTCGGTCACCTGGTCGACCAGAACCGAATGGCGCTGGCTGAAGGTGCCGCGGCCGGAATCCTGGCCCGACAGCCGCACGGGCACGTTCTCCAGCGCCAGGCTGCCGAAGGCGAGCGCCTCCGCGGTGGCCCAGTCGATGCCTTCGCCGGTCTCGAACATCTTCTGCTTGGCCTGCATCAGGCGCTTGATGGTGCGGTGGGCGTTGAAGTTCTCCGGAATATGGGTCAGCCCTGCGCCGATCTCCTTCAGCTTTTCCAGCGGCACCGCGGTCGCCCCGCGGCGGTCGCCGAGCGGCGCGACGGAGAGGCCGCTCCAGCGTCCCTCCAGCCAGTCCGCCTTGTTGGGCCGGAAGGAATTGGCCGCCTCGAACTCGCCTTCCAGATACTCGCGGAAGCCGGAAACCATCTGGTCGGCTTCCTCCTCGGTCATCACGCCGTCCTCGACCAGCCGCCGGGCGTATATCTGGCGCGTCGTCGGGTGTGAGGCGATCTTGCGGTACATCAGCGGCTGCGTGAAGGAGGGCTCGTCGCCCTCGTTATGGCCGTGTCGGCGATAGCAGAACATGTCGAGCACCACGTCGACGCCGAATTCCTGACGGAACTCCGTGGCGATCTTGGCGGCGTGCACCACCGCTTCCGGATCGTCGCCGTTCACGTGCAGGATCGGCGCGGCGACCATCTTGCCCACGTCCGACGGATAGGGCGAGGAGCGGGAGTATTTCGGCGAGGTTGTGAAGCCGATCTGGTTGTTGACGATGATATGGATCGTGCCGCCGACGGCGTAGCCCTTCAGGCCGGACAGGCCGAAGCACTCCGCGACGATGCCCTGGCCGGCGAAGGCGGCGTCGCCATGCATCAGGATCGGCAGCACCTTGTGCGAACTGTTGGGCCCGAGCTGGCGGATCTTCGCCCGTGCCTTGCCCAGGACCACCGGATCGACCGCTTCCAGGTGCGACGGGTTCGCGGTCAGCGACAGATGCACCTTGTTGCCGTCGAACTCGCGGTCGGACGAGGTGCCGAGGTGATACTTGACGTCGCCCGAGCCCTGGACGTCATCGGGATTGGCGGCGTTGCCCTGGAACTCGGAGAACACGGCGCGGAACGGCTTGCCCATCACGTTGGTCAGCACGTTCAGGCGGCCGCGGTGCGGCATGCCGAG encodes the following:
- a CDS encoding 2-oxoglutarate dehydrogenase E1 component, with the protein product MGSENLAAAFLNGTNSIFIEELYEKYLEDPTSVDESWAGFFDTVGDELETVRRATDGASWGAKNGSLEVDDPYELLGPAVKAAAHAETPVDSEQARQATLDSLRALMLIRAYRVRGHLQATLDPLGLDQPMEHPELNPKTYGFEDKDMDRPIFLDKVLGMEAATMREILEVVQKVYCGTLAVEYMHIQSPEQKSWIQNRIEGPDKEVTFTLMGKKAILNKIAEAEGFENFMNVKYTGTKRFGLDGGEALMPAMEAIIKRGGQLGVQEIILGMPHRGRLNVLTNVMGKPFRAVFSEFQGNAANPDDVQGSGDVKYHLGTSSDREFDGNKVHLSLTANPSHLEAVDPVVLGKARAKIRQLGPNSSHKVLPILMHGDAAFAGQGIVAECFGLSGLKGYAVGGTIHIIVNNQIGFTTSPKYSRSSPYPSDVGKMVAAPILHVNGDDPEAVVHAAKIATEFRQEFGVDVVLDMFCYRRHGHNEGDEPSFTQPLMYRKIASHPTTRQIYARRLVEDGVMTEEEADQMVSGFREYLEGEFEAANSFRPNKADWLEGRWSGLSVAPLGDRRGATAVPLEKLKEIGAGLTHIPENFNAHRTIKRLMQAKQKMFETGEGIDWATAEALAFGSLALENVPVRLSGQDSGRGTFSQRHSVLVDQVTEDRYQPLSHIAKEQATFEVIDSMLSEAAVLGFEYGFSLAEPNALVLWEAQFGDFANGAQVIIDQFLSNGEAKWLRMSGLVMLLPHGHEGQGPEHSSARLERYLQLCAEDNMQVANCTTPANYFHILRRQVHRDFRKPLILMTPKSLLRHKRCVSTLDDFSTGSSFHRVLYEETLPSDKKKAKTLILCSGKVYYDLVDKREELGADDAHILRIEQLYPYPTKPLVEELKPYTHVDRVIWCQEEPRNMGAWLFVQNWLEECFQLAEMKKVKRPCYVGRPPSASPATGLAKVHLKEQDILCTKALKGEPAGANPEY